GCAATCCGCCCGATATCTTCGGTGGTCACTGTCACCCGCACATTCTGCGCCAGCCAGTTGCGCAAACCGCGCCCCGCCAGCACCAGCGCAGCCAGCCCAGCAGACACCCAGATCACCCAGTTTGTGACAGTCTTGATCAGGCCGAAGGGGATCGGTGCCACGAAAGCCGGATCGCGGATCAATTCCGGCCCCGCGCCCTCGGCCAGCACGATCCGCCCGGCCTGCGCAAACCCGATCAACGCCAGAACCGGCACTGCCACGGCCATTGGGTAAAGCCAGGGCAAATACCCCGCTGCCGCCCGCTTGGCGCGCAGCCACATGAACAGGCCCGCACAGCCATGTACCCAAACGACCGACAACAGAACCACCTGCGTCAATCCGATGCCCGGATTGCTGAGCCAGAAAATCCGGTTGATCAGGACATAATCCACCAAAACGCCCGATTGCTGCAACATCGACACGCCAATCGCATGGGTGGCGAGTAAGGGCAGAACCGTAAGCCCCGACAAGGCTTGCACCAGATCCTGGGCAGTGCCGGAGATACTTGGCCTTTGGTAAATCGACCACAGCCCGACGAAATAATGCAATAGCAGCATCGTCAGCGTGACATAGGAGGCCGCACCATTGGTCCAGACACCCGAAAGATAGGGGCGCGCAGCATCCATCGCATCCACCGACAGAATGCCAAGGCACAGGTTCAGCAAATGACAGGTCACATAGGCCAGCAGGTAAAGGCCGCTGAACATGCGCAAGTTGCGCAGGGTGGTGCGCTGCGCCGGGCGAGAGGGGGCGTTGCTCAATGGAGTGTCCTTGATCAAAAAACTGCGTCAATATCTCACAGTCTATGATCTGGGACGGGCAGGGCGCAAGCGCGGTGCTATTTGCCGCTGCCCCCCGCGCCGGGGGATAAATCATGTTGCATTGTCAGGTCAGTTGCTTTTTTATTGGCTCATCAATCAATAAAAATCATCTGGGAGTCACCTGAACCATGAAAACCTTGCTTGCGACAACCGCATTGGCGCTGACCATCGGCACATCTGTAGCCGCCGCCTCTTGTGACAAAGTCACCTTCTCCGATGTTGGCTGGACCGACATCACGGCCACCACCGCCGCCGCCAGCGTCGTCCTGGATGCACTGGGTTATGACACCGAAACCAAGATCCTGTCGGTGCCTGTGACCTATACCTCCATGGCAGCGGGCGACATCGACGTCTTCCTTGGCAACTGGATGCCCACAATGGAAGCGGACATTGCCCCTTACCGCGAGGCTGGCACAGTCGACACTGTCCGCGCCAACCTTCAGGGGGCTAAATACACATTGGCCGTGAACAAGGCTGCCGCCGACATGGGCATCACCTCCTTTGACGCCATCGCCGCCAAAGGCGAAGCGCTGGATGGCAAGATCTATGGTATCGAGGCAGGAAATGACGGCAACCGTTTGATCCAGTCGATGATCGACGACAACGCCTTTGGTCTCAAAGACTTTGAAGTTGTGGAATCTTCCGAACAGGGGATGCTGGCACAGGTGGCCCGCGCCAACCGCAAGGGCGATCCGGTTGTCTTTCTCGGCTGGGAACCACACCCGATGAACGCCAACTTTGAGCTGACCTACCTTGAGGGCGGCGATGATTTCTTTGGTCCCGATCTGGGCGGCGCGACCGTTTATACAAACACCCGCGCCGGCTATGCCGCGGAATGCCCAAACGTTGGCAAACTGCTGGGCAACATGGAATTCACGCTGGCCATGGAAAACGAAATCATGGGTGCCATTCTGGATGATGGCAAAGATCCAGAAGAGGCCGCCACAGATTGGCTCAAGGCCAATGCATCGGTGCTCGACGGCTGGCTGGCAGGGGTCACCACCAAGGACGGCGGCGACGCGATGATGGCCGCCAAAGACGCGCTGAAGTAAGATCAGCCCACAATCGAAAGATGCCCGTTCTTAACCATAGGACGGGCATCTTTTTTGAATGCACAACAGTTTGGCGGGGGACGCAATGGACTGGCTGACAGAAAACAAAGTGCCAATCGACGACGTCGCAGAGGCGATGTTCGAGTGGCTGCAGATCAATGGCGCGTGGTTCTTTGACGGGCTGGCCTTGCTGATGGAACAATTGATCGACGCGATCCTTTGGGTGCTGCAAACCCCGCATCCGCTGATCATCATTGCGCTGTTTGCCGCGCTCACATGGGTGATCCAACGCAATTGGAAAACCGTGGTCTTTGTTGTGCTGGGCTTTCTGTTCATTCTCAATCAGGACTACTGGGAGGAAACCACCGAAAGCCTGACGCTGGTGCTTTCGGCCTGTGTGGTCTGTATGGGTGTGGGCGTGCCCATCGGCATCGCGGCGGCGCACCGGCCCAAGCTGTACCGTTTCATGCGTCCGGTGCTGGACCTGATGCAAACCCTGCCGACCTTTGTCTACCTGATCCCGGCCATCGTGTTCTTTGGCATCGGCATGGTGCCGGGTCTGATCGCCACGGTGATCTTTGTTTTGCCCGCCCCGATCCGCCTGACGCAATTGGGCATTTCCTCTACGCCCAAGGCGCTGCTTGAGGCCGCTGAAGCCTTTGGCGCCAAGCCAAGCCAGACCCTGTGGAAAATCGAGCTGCCCTATGCGCTGCCGCAGATCATGACCGGGCTGAACCAGACGATCATGCTGTCGCTGTCAATGGTGGTGATTGCCGCGCTGGTGGGTGCGGACGGGCTCGGCGTGCCGGTTGTGCGCGCGCTCAATCAAGTGAACACCGGCCTTGGCTTTGAAAGCGGGCTGATCATTGTCGTGGTCGCAATCATGCTGGATCGAATGTTGCGGGTGGGCGGAAAATGACCAAAGCTGTTGAATTCAATAACGTTTCCATCGTCTTTGGCGAAAAGCCGGGCAAAGCCCTGCCGCTGATGGACGCCGGCCAAAGCCGTGCAGAGATCGAAGCCGCCACGGGGCAGGTGCTGGGCGTGCACAATTGTTCCTTCGAGGTCGAAGAGGGCGAGATCCTCGTGTTGATGGGGCTTTCGGGGTCGGGAAAATCGACGCTGCTGCGGGCGGTCAACGGGCTGAACCCCGTGGTGCGCGGCAATGTCACCGTGAACGATGGGGCGTGGTCCTGCGATGTGCAGGGCTGCTCCCCCGCGGATTTGCGCCGGGTGCGCCGCGAATGCGTATCCATGGTGTTTCAGCAGTTTGGCCTGCTGCCCTGGCGCAGCGTGCGCGACAACGTGGCACTGGCGCTGGAATTGTCGGATGTGCCCAAGAAAGAACGCCTTGAGCGTGCAGACAAACAACTGGCCCTTGTGGGCCTGTCCGATTGGGCGGACCGCAAAGTGGGCGAATTGTCGGGCGGTATGCAACAACGCGTGGGCCTCGCCCGCGCTTTTGTCACCGAAGCGCCGATCCTGTTGATGGATGAGCCGTTCTCGGCCCTTGATCCACTGATCCGCACCCGGCTTCAGGACGAATTGCTGGACCTGCAACGCGATCTGAAACGGACGATCATTTTTGTCAGCCACGATCTGGACGAGGCCTTCAAGCTGGGCGGCCGCATCGCGATCATGGAAGGGGGGCGCATCGTGCAACTGGGCACCCCGCGCGAGATTTTCTCAAACCCCGCGTCAGAATATGTGGCGGATTTTGTGGCGAATATGAACCCGCTTGGCGTTCTGACGGCAAGGGATGTGATGGGGGCGCAGACCGGTTCCGCATCCGCCGAAGTTCCGGCCGAAACGCCCGTGGCCGACCTGATTGATAAACTCAGCGGCGCACAGACCGCTCTGAACGTCACGGACACCATAGGCACCGTCGGCACCGTTACCGCGCAAAGCATTGTTGAGCGCCTCAAAGGTTGATCACCTGCCCATCTTGAACCATTTGCCTTGGCCAGAGGGGCCGAGGCAGACCAGGCTGGCCTTAGAACAGCAGGCCAGCGTTCGCGATGTGTTCAGAACAATGAGAAACGGCGCAACCCGGTGTCTCCAAATCCGCATGGGTTCAATCCTCGCCTTGAGCCTTTGAGTGCCGCGCGGCCCAGATTCCCCGAGCAAAAGTAGCGCACAGCGGCCGGACCTGTTGCATCTTTCAGATCTCGCTTCCGACGAGGGACGCACCGATCAATAGTCCCAGGCAAAGTATCGCACCGACAATGGGCAATAGGATAGGCACCTTGAACGTACCTGCCGGTGCAGGGGCATGCCGGAGCTTCATCCACACCAGTGCCAGGTTGATCAAAACAAAAATCGCCAAGAGCACTTCGGACGATGTTTCCACCAGTTTATCCAGAGGGATCATTGTTGCCATAACCAACACCGCTGTTGCGACCAGTATTGTTGCTCTGAGAGGGGTTTGCGTGCGCGGGGATACAACGCCGATCCAAGCTGGAAGCCGACCCTCCTGTGCCATGCCGTATGCCACTCGCGCGGCCATGATAAGGATGATCACAACACCGTTCATGGTCGCGACAATTGCGATCAGGGTAATGGCAAGCGGGGGCAGTCCGGTCAGGCTTTCAAAGAGCAAGCTGATAGGTGCAGATGTGCCCGCGAAACCCTCGGCAGAAACAGTCTGCGTTGCGACAAACGATACCAAAATATAGAGCACAGTTACCACGAATAGCGTGATACCAATGGCCCATGGCATGATCTTGGATGGGTTCCTGGCTTCCTCGACAAGATTGACGACGTCGTCAAAACCAATGAATGCAAAGAATGCGATCATGCTCGCGGCCAACACGCCAGAAAGGGCCGCACCATCCGATGCCGGGGGCATAAGTGAAGATGGCAACGCGCTTATGCTGCCCGGATCGCCAACAAGCCCAAAGACGATAATGACCACGAGGCCTATAACCTCCACCAATGTCATCGCACCCGCTATGGCCACGGATTCCCGTATGCCCCATGCTGCGATCGTGGCCATCGAAAGGACGATGGAGACCACCAGCACTTCTTCTGGCAGATGTATCAACTCTCCGACATAGCCTGCTGCCCCCACCGCGATCGCCGAAGCTGCGACCATCGCTTCGACCAGAACAGCAAGGCCGACCAGTATCGTCAGCCAGGGAAGACCAAATGACCGTTCGACATAGACCGCTTCGCCCGCGGCCTGTGGAACCCGCCCGGACAATTCGGCAAAGGAGGCCGCCGTAAATCCCATTACGATGGCGGAAAGCAAAAATGCGGCAGGTGCATATGAGCCCGCACGCACAATCGTTTCACCAACCAAAACGTAGATGCCAGCACCAATTGTGACGCCAAGGCCATACAGAACAAGTCCGGGCAGGCCTATGGATCGCTTGAGATGTACCGCTTTTCGAGATGTCTTATCCATCGTCGCACCCCCAAGACCGAGCATTGCCCGCAATCGCTTTCATCTTAGGGTTAATCGCATGGCCCACATTGATTTGGGTCAACACATCCGCGCAGCTACGATAGACGCCAGGTGCCCTGATCGGAAAGTTGAGGCGACTGCGCATACAGCGCCGCAGCGTGCGTGCTTGAATTGCCTGTCAATGGCGGTCGGGCATCATGCGTTCGGACAGTAGATTTGAGATGATCGTTCTGGCCCTTTATGCAGGCGGCAGGGAATGGCTGATCGGGGATTACATTGCAGGTTTCTGCGATGCTGCGCATGGCGAAAAGTCCCCAAGCATTACGAGGCCTGAAATGTCACCGCGCAGAAGCAGCAGGCCGCACCCCGACAAGGGGGGACTGGGCCATCCAATCCTGCGCTGTGTTCATAAGATGCCTTGGCCCGTCCAAATAGATGGTTTGGTCATCAACGGCAGGCTGCACACCGACATCGCCCAGCCAGAGTGCGATAAGATTTGCAAGCGGTGCTGTCAGGTATACATCAACATCATGCCCCGGATCATCGGTGCAAAGGTCAACATCATCGTCGTTTACAATCACCCACCAAGTGTTCAGATCCGTGCGGTCGGAAATCTGCACGAGGATCACGGTTTCTCCGTCAGGCAGGCCAGAGGTGTTCAGCGTTCGGTGGAAATCCCACATGAACCCGCCAACATCGCAATCTTGCGCCGCAATGCTGCGTTTTCGCCACCTCATACCCCAGACAGCCATGTTTTCCACTATTGGCCCCAGTTCCCGGCCAGAGCGGGTCAGCTTGTATTCGGTAGCCTGACCAGATGGCGCTGCCTTTCGAATGATGATCTCTGCCGCTTCAAGTGTCTTGAGCCGTTTGCTCAGGATCGATGGGGACATTCTGGGGATGGCCTTTTGAAACCGGCTGAACCTTGTGGTTCCCAAGAACATCTCGCGCAGCAACAAGAGGGTCCATTTGTCGCCCAATAGATCTGCCGATGCCATTGCCGGGCAGAGGCTGCCTGATAGGTTCTTAGATTTTTTATCCATCCATGATGCCTATAGTGCGCGTGGGGGGCTGGCTACTACGGATTCAGTAGTCGTTTGGTACATAATCCGGAGTATCTCCAACCCTTTCCAGCGCCCATCCTTGAAGTAAGCCCGAATTCACGGGTGGTGCCGCAATGCAAGGAACCTGCCATGGGCCGATCACTGACATTCATTTATGGCGTCGCCGCCTACGTCATCTTTTTAGTAACGTTCCTGTACTCCATTGGTTTCGTTGGAAACATTCTGGTGCCCAAATCCATTGATTCCGGGGTGCAGGGGCCGGTTGCAAGATCGCTGATAATCAATCTGGCACTGTTGTCTGTCTATGCCCTGCAACATAGCGTCATGGCGCGTCCCGCTTTCAAACGCATCTGGACAAAAGTTATCCCCAAAGCCGCCGAACGCAGCACCTATATCATGATGACCTGCGTTGCGATGATCCTGATCTTTGTGTTCTGGCAGCCGCTGCCGGCGCCAGTATGGCATATCAACACTCCGATCATCGCAGCGGTGCTGACCACATTGTTCTGGGTCGGCTGGCTGGTTGTTCTGGCCTCGACTTTCATGATTGATCACTTTGATCTGTTCGGCCTCAAGCAAATCTATGCAAATTTGAAAAGGCGCACGGCGACGCAACCTGGGTTCATCAAATTTGGCCTGTACAAAGTGGTGCGCCATCCCATCATGACCGGGTTTCTCATTGCCTTTTGGGCAACGCCAACCATGTCAGTCGGGCATCTGCTGTTTGCAGTGGTGACCACGGGATACATCGTCATCGCTGTACTCCATCTCGAAGAGAGGGACTTGGTTGCCCAAATCGGTGAGGACTACCGTACCTATCAACGTGAGGTTCCCGCGTTTGTGCCCGGACTTGGACGGGGGCGATAAAATGACACTGGATTCCAATCATCTGAGCCACATTCAATCCTTCGCACAGAGACCGCTGAGCAATATCTCCGACCGTCAATTGCCCCTGCGCAAGCGCTATCATGACACACCGGAGGCTGCATGGGTGCATGACCACGCAAGGACTGTTGATGCCCAAGTGCCCGCCGATCACCCGATCCATGGGCATGTTGTCTGCGGCGAAGGCATCCCTTTGGATATCCCGGTATCTGTCCACAAAGCCGTCGGAGGAGAAAGCGATTTTCCCTGCCCGGGCGAACTTCTCGCCGCCGCCTTGGCAAGTTGCCTTGACACGGCGATCCGCATGATTGCCAATCTCAAGGAGATCAAGTTGAGCCACCTCGAAGTGCAGGTCAGCCTTGGTGCAGACGTGCGCGGGGCGCTCATGACAGGGGAGGGCGTGCCCGTCGGATTTCAAAGCGCACATATGAAGGTCGATCTGAGAACAGAGTGTGATTTGCCGGAGCCGCATCTGAACGCCCTGATTAACGCTGCCGAACGAAGCTGCGTCATCCTGCAAACGCTGCGCGCCCCGCCAAAGGTGGAAATTGAGCGTTGCCTGAGCGGTTTCGGCGGTCCGGGTGACTAATCACCCTGGCTTCACCACAATATCGCATCCCTTGCGGGAGAATTTTCCTGTGGCATCTGGGAACGAGGAGCCACCGTCGTTGCTTCTCATTCGACACGTTCTGGCGTGCCCGAATTGATGCCCCTCAATGCCTGCGCTTACGGATGGAACAATCCACCAACAGCATAAGCCAACAAAGCGGCCGTGCCCCCGATCAGCAATGTTTCAAGGCCTGAGCGCCACCATTTGGCGAGTGACCAGCGGCTTTTGGCAGCGCCAATGAAAAAGAAGGTGAGCAAGGTCGAAACGATGGCAATGGGAAACGCATCTGCCAGCCCAAACAAGAAGGGTATCAAAGGCACAGATCCCGCGATCATGAATGCCATAAACGTCGCAAGGGCGGCGCGCATGGGTTCGGGATCATTGGGCGCCAGCCCGTATTCATCCGTCAGCATCATCCCGATCCATTTGTCGCGGCTGCGGGCAATGGCACTTGTCGCTTGAACAAGCACGTCACCGGAAAGGCCGCGCATCTGCAATATCTGCCGCAGCTCTTCCAATTCGCCTTCTGGGTGCTCTGCAATATGGCGTTCTTCGATTTGGATAATGCGTTTGCGATCATCCAGTTCTGCCTTGGTGCCTGAATAGTTGCTCGCTGCCATCGAAAATCCATCCGCCAGAATATTGGCAAGGCCAAGGGCCACAATGATACTGTGCGACAATCCCGCGCCTTCGACCCCTGCAACAATGGCAAAGGTCGTAACCGCGCCATCAATCCCGCCATAGATCATGTCTTTGAGGTTGCTGTGCCGATGGCCCGCCGACAGACGGTCAGCGATTTCCTTGCGGCTATGTCCATGTTCCTGTTTCATGAGCCTATCATCGCTCAACCCCGCCTGCTTGCCATTGAGCCATGTCAAATGCGCCGGGTTTTGACCTGCCAAATCACAGTCCGGATATGCAGGTCTGGCGTGTTCCGCAGTTGCACGGGCTGATTGGCACAGGTCGGCAAAATCGCTGCCCGGCACGGTGTTCGGTGGGCAGTGCGCACCGTTGTTTTTTCGGAGAAAAATTCCTGCGCTTGATCCCAGTCAATACGCAGAAATGGATTTCCGATCATAATGTTCGGGCAAACCAACGAGGAACAGACATGATTGACCTGACCCACTACGCAGAACTGATTTCCGCCCGCATGAAAGAACTGGATGACCGCATTCACGATGTCGATCACGAGCTTGGCGAACCCAAGTCTGCCGATATGAACGACCAGTCGATCGATCTTGAAGATGACGAGGTGCTTGAGGGGCTTGGGATGGCGGCCCAAAAGGAAATCGCGCTTCTTGACCTTGCAATGAAGCGCATCAAGGACGGTAGCTTTGGCATCTGCAAGAAATGTGAAGAGCCGATTTCCGAGGCACGGCTGAACGCCGTTCTTTATGCACCACTGTGCAAAAACTGTGCGGCTGGGGCCTGATTGCCGCGCTGACTGGCCCGAGGGGCATCAGCGGGCCGGGCCGTGGACTACATCGGTAAGGCCAGAAATCTGGATCTTTCCAGTAGAAACAAGGCGCTGATTGATTGAAATGGTGCCCCCACACGGACTCGAACCGCGGACCTATTGATTACAAATCAATTGCTCTACCAGCTGAGCTATAGGGGCAGACATCGAAGATGTCAGTGCTGTCCGGTGCGTGTCACCGCCTAGCGTGGGCGTTCTTTAAAAGATGATTTGGGGGGATGCAAGACATTCTCTTGGGCAAAAGTCAGGAAATTTCACTTCGCCCATTTGGCGTGTCTTTGGCCAGCGCTCAACTTGGGTTTGCAATGCCCTGCAGGCAGCGGCGGATTGGCATTTTACACAAGCGCTTCAACGCTGTATTCAACGTGCCATAGCAATAAAATCGAGCGGTTGATCATGCAATTGATCTTGCACACAGGTGCGCATTTCACAGAACAAGAGCGGTTGATGAAATCGCTGCTGCGCAACAAGGGTGAATTTGGTCAACGCGGGATCGCTGTGCCCGGACCGAACAGTTACCGCGGGTTGATCCGCGACACTTTGAACGCCATGCACCGCACTCCGGCCTCCGCCGAGGCGCGTGAGGTGCTGCTGGATGTCATCCTTGATGGCAGCAAGGCCGATAGGGTGATCCTTTCGGATCCCAACTTTTTCCGCACCCCAGCAACGGCGGTGCGCAAAGGCCAGCTTTACCCCGCAGCCGCGCGGCGCATGCGGTTCATGGCCGAACTGTTCCCTGATGACGATCTTGAGATTTTTCTGGCGATCCGAAATCCGGCGGCGCTTTTGCCGATCTTGCATGGGAAGGCGGACAAGAAAGATCCGGATGCCTTCTGGGGGCCGCATGACCCGCTGGACGTGCGCTGGTCCGAGACAATCGAAGACATCAAGGAAGCGGTGCCGCATGTGCCGATTACCATCTGGTGCAACGAGGACATGCCGCTGATCTGGTCGCAAATCATTCGCGAGATGGCCGGGTTCGAGCCGCATGAAAAGGTCGCGGGCGGGTTTGATCTGCTGGCTTCGATCATGAGCAAGGAAGGCATGCAAAGGTTCCGCGCCTATCTGGATGGCCATCCGGACCTGACCGAAATCCAGAAGCGCCGGGTGATTGCCGCCTTCCTCGACAAATTCGCGCTCGAAGACGAGATCGAAGAGGAACTGGACATGGATGGCTGGACCGAAGATCTGGTCGAGGAAATGACCGATCTCTACGACGAAGACGTGCTGGCCATTCAGCGCATTCCGGGCGTGTCACTGATCACGCCCTAAACCTCCGGCACGATCACCGCGCTTCGCAAACTCGCGGGGCGTTGCCCCGGACCCAAGTGGTTTCAGGCCAAATCAAGATAAAAGGCGCTCTTGTCTTCATTTGGCCGGAAAAACCTCCGGGGGAGCGCCGCGCAGCGGCGGCGGGGCTGGCCCCCTTATGCCTTCGGGCGGCCTTAACCTTCGGTGGGCGGGGCGCCGCCCGCCTTGGTACCCGCATCTACAAACGCTTTCAATTTGTCGGCCATACCGGCGGTACTTGGGGGCGGGATGAAGTCGCGCAGCAGCCCTTGCCAGACGTCCACGGCGCGATCGGTTGAGGTTTTGGATCCCGCTTCGACCCATGCGCCGTGATTGCTGAGATCCGCAACCAGCGGTGTGTAAAAGGCGTCGCGGTAGCGGTCCATGGTGTGTTGCGTGGCAAAGAAATGCCCGCCGGGGTCCACATCCACCAAGGCATCCCAGCCGAGGCTGGCGTCATCTTCGGGGGTTGGCATCGCCATTTCGGCAAGCTGTTGCACCGCTTCCATGTCGTTGATGAATTTCTCAAATCCAAAGCTGAGCCCGCCTTCGAGCCAGCCTGCCGAATGCACGGTCAGCGTTGCATTGGCCTGCAGCGCCGCCCAGAGCCCCATGTGGTTCTCACCCGCGCCCTGCGCATCCGAGATGTTTGAAGCCGCGCCTGCAGCGGATCGCCAGGGCAGGCCGATGTGCCGCGCCAATTGCCCCGAGCCAATGGTCAGTTTCATATGCGATGGCGTGCCGAAAGCGGGGGAGCCGGATTTCATGTCTACATTGGAGGCAAAGCCGCCATAGGTCACCGGCGCACCGGGGGCGGTGAGCTGTGTGAGGGTGATCGCGGCCAAGGCTTCGGTGTGTTGCAGGACCAGCGCACCGGCCACGGTGATTGGTGCCATCGCACCTGCCAGACAGAAGGGCGTGATGATGGTCATCTGGCCGGCACGGGCCATCTCGATGATGCCTTCGGCCATCGGCACGTCGATCTGCCGGGGCGAATTGGTGTTGATGATCGAATAGGACCACGACCCATTGCGCAGCTCGTCATCTGACAACCCATGCCCCAGCGCGATCATTTCGAGGCTTTGCGAGATCTGCGCTTTGCCACGGGCAAAAATAAAGGCGGGTTTATCGCTCAGGCTCAGCTGGGCTTCCATCATCGCGTAGTGTCGCAGGTGTGATGGCACGTCCTGCGGTTCCACCGAGGGGCCGAGGATGTGGATCGCGTCGAAGCTTTGGACAAGCTTGAGACTCTCTTCGAAGGTCTCAAGGCGCCCTGGTTGTCGCCCGCGCAACGCATCAATGGAGTTGGGGCAACCGGCCCCTGCGGAAAACAGCATTGCGCCGGGCTCAAACCGCTGTTCGCGGTCGGGATTGGGCGCCCGCAGCCGGATGGACCGCGGCGCGGTCTCAAGCGCTGCTGCCACCAGTTCCGGCCCGATCCGCACCATTTCGGTGCTGTCATCCACAAGGGCGCCGGCCTGAGCAAACAATTTGCGCGCTTCGGGAAGCAAGACCTTCATGCCCAGTTCGGACAGCGCCTTGAGCGCCATCTGGTGCATGTTGGCAATGGCATCATCCGAAAAAATTCGTTGGGGTTCAAAGGGGTGGCGCATTTGCCGGTAGGCGTGACTGCGGGGCGGGGTGGTTGTGTCTGGGGCCTGACGGGCGCGGCGACCTTTGCGGAGGCTCATCTGTTGTCCTTTCATTTTCGCAGACCGTTGCATTTTGAAAGAACCCCTGTCGCGCAGGTTTCCCGACATTTCAGGTCGCTTTCATCTTCATAGCGGCGGATTTTGGCGCTGAAGGATTGACCGCGAATATTATTTTATATCTAAAATATTTTTACTTGAAGCAAATCACGACTCACCATACCCTGCCTGCAAATGGACATCTGAGGGAGAGGCTGATGCGTGCGATCTGTTTGGGCGGCGGGCCTGCGGGGCTCTATTTCGCGATCTCGTTAAAACTGCGCCAGCCGGACGCCGATGTGACCGTGCTGGAACGCAACAAACCCGATGATACCTTTGGCTGGGGCGTGGTTCTATCGGACGAAACGCTTGATAATCTTGAGATCAATGACCCGGTGTCGGCGGCGACGATCCGCAGTCATTTTGCCTATTGGGATGATGTCGCGCTGGTCTACAAGGGCCAGAAAACCGTCAGCTCCGGCCACGGGTTCTGCGGCATTGGGCGGATGCGGCTATTGCTGATCTTGCAGGAACGGGCGCGGGAACTGGGCGTGAACCTGCAGTTCGAGACCGAAGTGCATGCCGCCTCGCATTACATGGATGACTACGATCTGGTGGTTGCCTGTGACGGGCTCAATTCCAAAACACGTTTGGAGTT
This window of the Sulfitobacter mediterraneus genome carries:
- a CDS encoding 2Fe-2S iron-sulfur cluster binding domain-containing protein, with the protein product MSNAPSRPAQRTTLRNLRMFSGLYLLAYVTCHLLNLCLGILSVDAMDAARPYLSGVWTNGAASYVTLTMLLLHYFVGLWSIYQRPSISGTAQDLVQALSGLTVLPLLATHAIGVSMLQQSGVLVDYVLINRIFWLSNPGIGLTQVVLLSVVWVHGCAGLFMWLRAKRAAAGYLPWLYPMAVAVPVLALIGFAQAGRIVLAEGAGPELIRDPAFVAPIPFGLIKTVTNWVIWVSAGLAALVLAGRGLRNWLAQNVRVTVTTEDIGRIAPLTGQSLLDGFRRADQPHANLCSGRGRCGTCAVRILDVAGNPPPPPTPLEQMTLDRINKGDDVRLACQLPLEHGTELTVARVFPPDFSFDSPRVAEPARHTDEVPA
- a CDS encoding choline ABC transporter substrate-binding protein, which gives rise to MKTLLATTALALTIGTSVAAASCDKVTFSDVGWTDITATTAAASVVLDALGYDTETKILSVPVTYTSMAAGDIDVFLGNWMPTMEADIAPYREAGTVDTVRANLQGAKYTLAVNKAAADMGITSFDAIAAKGEALDGKIYGIEAGNDGNRLIQSMIDDNAFGLKDFEVVESSEQGMLAQVARANRKGDPVVFLGWEPHPMNANFELTYLEGGDDFFGPDLGGATVYTNTRAGYAAECPNVGKLLGNMEFTLAMENEIMGAILDDGKDPEEAATDWLKANASVLDGWLAGVTTKDGGDAMMAAKDALK
- the choW gene encoding choline ABC transporter permease subunit is translated as MDWLTENKVPIDDVAEAMFEWLQINGAWFFDGLALLMEQLIDAILWVLQTPHPLIIIALFAALTWVIQRNWKTVVFVVLGFLFILNQDYWEETTESLTLVLSACVVCMGVGVPIGIAAAHRPKLYRFMRPVLDLMQTLPTFVYLIPAIVFFGIGMVPGLIATVIFVLPAPIRLTQLGISSTPKALLEAAEAFGAKPSQTLWKIELPYALPQIMTGLNQTIMLSLSMVVIAALVGADGLGVPVVRALNQVNTGLGFESGLIIVVVAIMLDRMLRVGGK
- the choV gene encoding choline ABC transporter ATP-binding protein, whose product is MTKAVEFNNVSIVFGEKPGKALPLMDAGQSRAEIEAATGQVLGVHNCSFEVEEGEILVLMGLSGSGKSTLLRAVNGLNPVVRGNVTVNDGAWSCDVQGCSPADLRRVRRECVSMVFQQFGLLPWRSVRDNVALALELSDVPKKERLERADKQLALVGLSDWADRKVGELSGGMQQRVGLARAFVTEAPILLMDEPFSALDPLIRTRLQDELLDLQRDLKRTIIFVSHDLDEAFKLGGRIAIMEGGRIVQLGTPREIFSNPASEYVADFVANMNPLGVLTARDVMGAQTGSASAEVPAETPVADLIDKLSGAQTALNVTDTIGTVGTVTAQSIVERLKG
- a CDS encoding APC family permease; translated protein: MDKTSRKAVHLKRSIGLPGLVLYGLGVTIGAGIYVLVGETIVRAGSYAPAAFLLSAIVMGFTAASFAELSGRVPQAAGEAVYVERSFGLPWLTILVGLAVLVEAMVAASAIAVGAAGYVGELIHLPEEVLVVSIVLSMATIAAWGIRESVAIAGAMTLVEVIGLVVIIVFGLVGDPGSISALPSSLMPPASDGAALSGVLAASMIAFFAFIGFDDVVNLVEEARNPSKIMPWAIGITLFVVTVLYILVSFVATQTVSAEGFAGTSAPISLLFESLTGLPPLAITLIAIVATMNGVVIILIMAARVAYGMAQEGRLPAWIGVVSPRTQTPLRATILVATAVLVMATMIPLDKLVETSSEVLLAIFVLINLALVWMKLRHAPAPAGTFKVPILLPIVGAILCLGLLIGASLVGSEI
- a CDS encoding winged helix-turn-helix transcriptional regulator, producing MDKKSKNLSGSLCPAMASADLLGDKWTLLLLREMFLGTTRFSRFQKAIPRMSPSILSKRLKTLEAAEIIIRKAAPSGQATEYKLTRSGRELGPIVENMAVWGMRWRKRSIAAQDCDVGGFMWDFHRTLNTSGLPDGETVILVQISDRTDLNTWWVIVNDDDVDLCTDDPGHDVDVYLTAPLANLIALWLGDVGVQPAVDDQTIYLDGPRHLMNTAQDWMAQSPLVGVRPAASAR
- the mddA gene encoding methanethiol S-methyltransferase, translated to MGRSLTFIYGVAAYVIFLVTFLYSIGFVGNILVPKSIDSGVQGPVARSLIINLALLSVYALQHSVMARPAFKRIWTKVIPKAAERSTYIMMTCVAMILIFVFWQPLPAPVWHINTPIIAAVLTTLFWVGWLVVLASTFMIDHFDLFGLKQIYANLKRRTATQPGFIKFGLYKVVRHPIMTGFLIAFWATPTMSVGHLLFAVVTTGYIVIAVLHLEERDLVAQIGEDYRTYQREVPAFVPGLGRGR
- a CDS encoding OsmC family protein, with translation MTLDSNHLSHIQSFAQRPLSNISDRQLPLRKRYHDTPEAAWVHDHARTVDAQVPADHPIHGHVVCGEGIPLDIPVSVHKAVGGESDFPCPGELLAAALASCLDTAIRMIANLKEIKLSHLEVQVSLGADVRGALMTGEGVPVGFQSAHMKVDLRTECDLPEPHLNALINAAERSCVILQTLRAPPKVEIERCLSGFGGPGD